The Onychomys torridus chromosome 2, mOncTor1.1, whole genome shotgun sequence sequence aactcactctgtagaccaggctggccttgaactcagagatttacctgcctctgccacttgagctgaaggattaaaggcatgtacaaccACCAACTggcaacattttattaaaatcacTAAAAGGCTTGGTTGAGACTAACACAGCAGAACCAGCCTCAGAGGAGGGTCTTGCCCCTGTGACTGGAGGTCAGGTCGTCTCACCTGCTGCTTCAAGTGGGCCTCCTGCTGCTTCATCAGCTCGCAGGTCCTCTGCGACTCCACTGCTTCCTTCAGGAGCTATTTCCAAGACAGGACCCAGAACCTGTCAGAGGCCCCTGGGTATGTTTGGCCTTCTTTAGCCACAAGCACTAGACCCACTGAGGCTACCTGCTTTCAGACTGCTGTCTGGACAGGCAGTTACTAGACTGGGCAGGCAAACCTCTCCCATCCACATAAACTAGACTCTGAACCAAGCCAGAACCCCGTCCCTGCGGTCCCCACCACAGCCCAGGGCTGATCCTCACAAACTCCTTCTCTCGCTGGTGGcgctcctctgcctccttcagcatcTCCTGGGCCTGTTGGAGCTTGGCGTCCACTAGCTGCTGCTGCAGGTCTTTATGTTTGAAGACTTTGTCGATATGCTGTAGGAAAGGTATTAACGGGGTCTGCTTGTCAGGATTCCCTTGCAAGGAAGGCCCAACACTAGAACATGAGGTACTTCACCTGGTGTCATCCTGAGCCCACTGTCTTTGGGAGGTCACTTCCTAACCTAACCTGATGTGTGATAGGACAGTGCACACCTCTACTCTAGAACTGAGTATTTTACGGATCCCTGGATCAGGCACCAGAAATAAGGCACCATGGGTCAAATCTCTTCTCTCCATTTCAGTTCCTTGCTAAGAATAACATCATCTTTTGAAGGAAAAGCAAGAACAGGCGGGCCAACGGCGTGCTGCCCCGTCCCCGGCACTCACCGCAGCCTCACAGGCTGCTGACCCCCATCACCTCACCTCTTCTCGAAGCTCATACTGCTCAATCAACTTCTTGAGCCTCTCGGCGAGTTCCATATTCTCTTGGCGCAGCTTGGAGTTCCGCTCATTGTGCTGCTCCATCTGCAGCTGGATGTCACTCAGAGTCACCTGGAAGTGGGAGGTCACCTCTTTgcgcttctcctcctcctcacggGCTCGCTGCACACCTTCTTCCTGGAGAGAAGCCAGCCCTGAAGCATCATCCATAGCTCTAAGCAGGGCACAAAGCTCCCCTAACTAGTCCACAGTCTTTGCCAACAGAGCTATCGGCCCACAATGGATGTCCACCATGCAAGCCCCTAGGATGCAGGATGTCTAACAATGGGGTCTCTTAATGGGAGTCTCTGAAAGTCAGGTGAAATCAACTGAGCCTCGGCCCAGAACACGCAACATACATGATGGTGAGTGACATTCTGAAGCAGCTTGGCTCTTCTGGATTCATGTTCCCAGATTCTAGACTAAGATTCCCTGCTTGTTTCCCTCCTGTTCCCCACAGGAAATAAGATGATAAAATCTGCTGGGCATaagggtgcacacctgtaatcccagcactcaggaggcagaggcaggtggatctctgtgaggccaggcaggtctacagagctagtttaaGGGCAGCCAAAGAGaaactgcctcaaaacaaacaaacaacaacaacaacaacaacaaagagcaaattagccaggtgtagtggtgcacccctttaatcccagcactcaggttgcagaaggatctctgtgagttccaggacagtttggtctacatagcaagttccaggccaagcaAGAccctagagagaaaccctgtgtcaaaaaaataaaaataaagaagcaaaatagTCCTACAAAAACTGTAAGGCAGGAAACATGAGGCATTTGGGTACTGAAAAGAGTGGGCAACTGTCacttttaatcctttttttttttttttttttttttttttggagacagagtttttctgtgttacAGTTCTGGCTGTCATGGGACTCACTTTGTGGACAAGGCTggccaagatccacctgccttactcctgagtgctgggattaaaggcattcaccactacctggctaccACATTTAACATTCTGtctaggcctggagagatggctaaatgggtaagagcactggctgctcttccagaggacccgggttcaattctcagcatgcAAGGGaactgacacttttttttttttttaaagatttatgtatttattatgtatacagtgttcttctgcctgcatgtatccttgcaggccagaagagggcaccagatctcattatagatggttgtgaaccaccatgtaggtagttgctgggaattgaactcagaaccccCGGaaaagcagccactgctcttaaccactgagccatctctccagtcccaggaccTGAACACTcttacagagacatacatgcaaccaaaacattactgaaaaataaagtcaggtctttgttctttttttcttttaaccaatCTGTCATCTTaaagcaatctttaaaaaattacattattgcttgtgtgtgtacatgcatgccatggtccacgtgtggaggtcagaggatacctgcacgagtgggttctctcctttcactatgtgggtctcagggatcgaACACAGTTCTCAGGTTTGGCAGTAATTACCTTTACTGGTTAAGCACTCTTGCTGGTCCCAAGTTAAAGTAAATTATTATGTATGATCAGCTCACATTCTGAGGTCATACACAGTGAGCTGCCTTAACCACCTATCACAACAAAGTCTCACTGACTAACCTCTGGGACAAGTGCTGAGAAAGGTGTTAGAGCACTGCACATATCcccatgcatgtgtatgcacacattcgattagaggccagaggccaagtGCCACCATCAATTTTTCTTTACCTTACcatatctttatttttcctttttggtttttcaagacagggtttctccctttGCCCTGGCTTTGCTGGAACTtgagctgtagaccaggcctcgaactcagcaatcctcctgcctctgcctcccaagtgctgggatcaaaggcatgtgccatcaccactggCAGCtcgctctatctatctatctatctatctatctatctatctatctatctatctatctatcatctatcttatggagctgagaactgaacccagggccttgtgtttgctaggcaagtgctctgccactgagctaaatccccaaccctcttatttacatttaaagaaggcactggatctcctggaactggagttatagacagtgaGCTGCTATATGTGTGGTGGTGACTGAATGTGGGTCCTCTAAGAGCAACCTGCActttaaccactggaccatctgtccagcccatccttgttatttttttttaagagtgattttatttatgtgtctctgtgaatgtacatatatgcaggtgcccagaggtcagagaggataTTAGATACCTTTGAGAGGGTTTGTAGTCAGCCCAATGTGGGTGTAGGGACAGAaatggggtcctctggaagactagtGAGTGCTGTTAACCATAGGCTGCCTCTCAGCCCTCTCTACCTTTTTTGTAAAGACTGTATCTCTCATCAGACCTGGATTTGCTGATTCACCATGGGCCAAGGATCCTCCTGTATCTGCTCCCAGCTCTGTACATGAGTGAAAGGGAGCCAAATTCTGGTTCTTATGCTTGTAATTCGCACTTTCCTGATTGATCCTTGGGTTCCccagaggtttattttgtagagGACTCTGGAACCTATTGTGATACTACTGGGTAATGGAACCTTCacggttttgctttgtttgtttgttttggtttctcgagacagggtttctctgtagctttggagcctttcctggactagctctgtagaccaggctggcctcaaactcacaaagatcggcctgcctctgcctcccgagtgctgggattacaggcatgtgccaccaccgcctggcttgctttgtttgttttttgaacagGATTTcgctgtgtagccttggctgtcctggaactcactctgtagaccaggctggcctcgaactcacagagatctgcctggctctgcctcctgagtgctgggattgaaggcgtgcgccttGGCTGCCACCCCTACAGTTCTGCAGTGGCTTCAGGCTTTCTGCAGGCAGCCTCAGGAGCAGTCACATTCTTGACCTGCTGTACCTTCCATTCCTGTCACATTATGGTTGTCTTCCCCACCAGATATGAAAGCAGCTGGGTCCACCAATTCATGGACTAGAGCTTCCAAAAGTGTGAGTCAAGACCACCTTTCGTGGTATATTTTGAAGAGCTGATCAGCTCAGTATTTACAGAGGGAAAGCCAACTAGTGCAGCAGGGGACTGCTATCTGAGAAAGATTTTCGCTGCTCTATCTGCTGCTCTTGGCTCGTCACTCAGTCATACTGACACACACAGATGGTCACAGTTGTCCTCTGGTGGAACTGGATGGAGTTATACTGTACcaagcctttttgtttgtttgaaatgaaGTCttccaagctggcctagaactcactgcatAGCAGAGCCTCACTGCTCTCTAAGGAGAAAGCCCCAAGTCCAGCAAAGCCTGGCTGGCCTACCTTGAGGGACCGGTTGTGCCGCTGCAGCTCCCGGCACAGGCTCTCAAGCTTGCTTCGGGCCAGGACAGCCTTGCTGTGCTCACCACGGAGATGGTCCTTCTCCTGGACGAGCTGGCTCTGCTTCTTCTGCAGGAGCTTCATCTGCTTCTGCGAGTTTCGGTGCTCCTCCAACTGAGAACAGGAGGGTGGGAAGTGTCTGGAGCGGCGACCATCCATGGCTTTAGAGATTCCTAAGCTAATGGCTACCCACCCCTTCCACCCCAGTCATAACAGGTCAGAGAAGAGCACGCTCACAGACCAAAACAGTCCAAGTTCTGCTCCGCCCAGCAACTTCTCAGACTAACCTGAAGACCTATCTTAGggaaataataatgaataatcaCAAAACCCAGTGATGTCACAGTAGCTCAATTACTTCTCCCTTGCACCATCAATATTTCCCTAGCTAAATCCTTCCAAAATTGGTTTcaacttttctgtctttttttttccttttggtttttggagacagggtctctctatataaccctggctgtcctggaaatcactagaccaggctggccttgaactcaagaaatctgcctgcctctccctcctgagagctgggattaaaggagtataccACTATACCAAGCTCTGTATCTCTTATAGTTTTACttaatgtgtataggtgtttcCCATGCATCTATGTCTTTGCAAgacttgtgtgcctggtaccctaaaaatgcagaagagagcatcagatcatctggatctagagttacagatggttgtaagctgacaagtggttgctaggaatcaaacccaggtcttctggaagagcagccagtgttcttaagcactgaaTCACCCCTCTAACCCGTTCTCTATACCTCtcttgctacacacacacacacacacacacacgcacgcacgcacgcacgcacgcacgcacgcgcacacacacacacacacacactctctctctctctctctctctctctctctctccacattttCACAATGGGAAAGATGGCCAgacatttggctttttttttttttttttttttttttaagacaaagtcctTCCAGgcggtggtgcaggcctttaattgcaacactcatgaggcagagccaggcggatctctatgagttcgaggccagcatggtctacagagcaagatccagggcaggcaccaaaactacacagagaaaccctgtctcgaaaaacaaaaacaaataaaaacaaaaaagacaaagtcccatagcccaggttggcactgaattcttgatccttctgcctccagtaATTAAGATATGCACCACCTGGCCTTGCTCATACTTGGTACTTCTCATGATCCAACACAGAGACTAAGAGTTCTTATCTCAAGAAGTGAAcctgagggctgaagagatggctcagaggttaagaacactggctgttcttctagaggtcctgagttcaattcccagcacccatatggtggctcacaaccatctgtagtgagatctggctccctcttctggcctgcatggatacatgtaaacagaacactgtatacataataaataaatctttaaaaaaaaaaaaaaaaaaaaagggcggTGGtgggtggcacacaactttaattccagcatttggaaggcagaggcaggcggatttctttgagttcgaggccagcctgggctcgtgagttccaggaaaaggcccaaagctacacagagaaaccctgtctcgaaaaaatcaaaataaataaataaataaataaatttaaaagttaaaaaaaaaaaaaaaagtgagcctGAATTGGAGCAAGCTTAGAGCTACCTTTCCCTTTGCTCAGAACTAAGAACTAAGGTGGTAAAAGGGTAAGTCCCACTGCACAGATGACAGTTGAACATTTCAGGGAAATGCATGTAGAAACACATAAAGATATGACTATTCAGTATCTGGGATTAAAACTAGGATTCGACCACTTGGGAATCATTCTTTTGAGAAATTTACTTAAAGTTTTTCTCTTACTGTCAGCCCTTAAGTGGCTGAGTGGAAACTAACTTCTCATTTAACAGATAGGGGTATGAGAATTCAAAAAGGGTTAAAAGGAATTAAGCCAGATACCTGTTCCTgtaccccacccctaccccaggtAGCCTGCTAACTTCGAAGAGGCAGGGAGAcaccagagaaaggagaaggggaagcaCTGACCAGTTCAGCATACTTCTTGCATAGAGCAGCCAACTTCTCCTCTGGGGTGCTGAGCGTGTTCAGTGTCTGCATCAGCAATGTGATCTCCTTCCCTGTAAAGCACAGgggataaaggcatgcaccccttCTCGGGGTCCCCTCTAGGCCCAGGCTGAGTGCTGAGGCAGTTTTCCCTCTTAGACTGGTGCTTCATGAAGAACTGAGATCACTTCAATCCTGCAGCTTCATTGCACATTACCACTGCAGCATAAGTAGTGTCACTAAGGCTCATTAAATGAACAGATCCATCTCCTTGGTAAGCACTGCTAGTGAGAGGAAAATCTATTTCAAAACATTATCAATAGCAAAGATAACCTACTTATAAATTCATGTTTCAGTCCAAAAAAGGTCCTTTTGACAGAACtcaaatctaaaacaaacaaacaaaataggtcTGAGGACCCCTGAGGAACTAGCCAAACTCCTTCCAACATCCCTAACTGCACAGTTACGTTTAAATTAAATGTCtcaggctgagcatggtggtgcatgcctttaatcccagcactcaggaagcagaggcaggtggatctttgagttcaaggccagcctggtctacagaatgagtcccaggacagccagggctacacagagaaaccctgtctcaaaacctacCCCCCACCacgtaaaaaacaaaacaatggggttggggatttagctcagtggtagagctcttgctgcaagcgcaaggccccgggtttagtcctcagccctggacaaacaaaacaaaacaaaaacaaaaaagtctcttTCAAATGTGACAAGGCAAGAAGTCTCTCTGGAAGTTAGGACAGGTAACAAAGGGACTGTGATATGGTTATCGCGTCACCTAACatagattttcatttttctttgacagagggtcttgctatgtagcccaggctagctttaaactcacaTTCTTCCTGCCTGTTCCCCCTGGTCCCCACTAGAGGCATACAATACCACATCCAACTCAGTCTACATTCTACAGTCATATCCATCTCCCACTGCCATCAAAGAACTGCCAATGCCCtccctatttttatttgtttgagataaggtctcattatatagctggTGGGCCCAGAACTCAAGAAATAtgcttgcctctcaagtgctagaattaaaagtgtatgctaccatgcctggctgccacTGACTGCCTGTATCTCAGGAAACCTTGTAACTACCACCCTTGGTTTCCATTATATTCAGCACAGACCAAGTTCCTGAACTGTcagctgaggggtgggggtggagagtggTGGCAGATTGGCACAGAGACTGTATACCAGCAATACTCAGAACAAATCCAACCCATGGATGGCTTTGACTTGGATTCTATTATTTCAGTTGCCAATTATCCAGCTAGCCAGTTGAGAGCAGGAGACTCACCAGGTAGGAGTTAATTTTTCAGATAAAGTAGGCCCTCTCTCCGATTCTCAAGAGGTCTGTGGCTTACCTGGTTAACGTCAACATTTGAGATCTTAACATTGGTGTAGCCCAATTTTATTGCTGTAGAAATAGGGAAATGAGACCCAGGAGTGGAGAAATGAACATGCCCAAAGTCAAACAGCAGGTGGTGCTGGCTGGCAGAATAAACTGAGGCCTCCTGTTTCCCATAGCCTAAATGAGAAAGCTGGTTGgattcctgcctccacttcctcccaAGGCCAAGAGGCCTTGCCTAAGCAAGTACTCTGAACAGCTCAATGCTATGACCCTATATTCCTGGGTTTGATTAAACTGGGGGACCTTCTGTCTTGAGAAGCAGATTCCTTGAGTTCTGACCAAGCAGGCTAGGACATGAAATGGCAGGTCTTAACCCCGCCCCTCACCAGCAGCTGCTCCCCCTCTCACCCAGACCCttggctttcttcttctcttgtgGCCGGCGGTCTCGGTCTCCAGCCTCCTCGCTTGCTCGGCTCTCTTCTGGGCCTGGCTCCCCTTTGGGGGTCTCCTTCTCGCCGTTGACTACTGGAATGCCCGGTTCAGGCTCCCCATTCCTTGCCGCATAGGTTCGGGACTTTTCTGCATCGTCCGGCTCAGTAGGCTCACCCTGTGCTCCCTCCTCACCTGGGCCTCCTTGATTGTTGTCCACACAGTATGTACTCAGAATGTCTTCCAACTGCCGGCTGAGCTCCTCAGAGACATCACAGAGGGGGCCAGACTTAGCTGCTTTTGCCTGAGCCCCTACAGCAGGAAAGAAATGATTGAAAATAAGACAGGCACACTACTGGCTtggatttccttttcctttctattttagacaggatttctccgtggAGCCattgtggctgtcctgaaacttgctcttaGTCCAgtatggccttaaactcatagagatctgcctgcctctgcttcccgagagctgggattaaaagcatgtcaCCAACGCCAGgggattttctttctcttgaagCCCAGACAAAAGCACTAGTTTGGGTgaaatgttgttttatttatttggttaagacaggatctctctacagagccttagctatcctggaactatgtagaccagggtgacctcaaagtcacagagatctacctgcctctgcctcccaaattttacataggataagtaatgaaattttttttgtcttagtactggactggacattgttatatataacaaTGGAGTTTTCCACCTGAATCTgtaaaatgttaatggactagacatcattaatgtaattcttggctgcatatattgtatatacttattggatagttttccTTGTAttagttaaaaccttttttaaattttagacaaaaaaggggaaatgtggtattgtgttccccaaaaatattgtgtgttccccgaaataaacttatctggggtcagagaacaggacggtcacaatattaaacatgaggataggcagtggtagcacacacctttaatcctagcattccagagacagaaatacctctggatctcttgagttcaaggccacattagaaacagccaggcatggtgacacaccctttaatcccagaaatccagcctttaatcccagggagtgctggcagaaagtagaaagatacatataaggcgtgaagaccagaaatgagaagcatttggctggtttagcattttggatggttaagcttttaggctttggagcagcacagttcagctgaaagccattgggatgaggacacagaagcttgtagtctgaggaaacaagaccaggtaAGgaagctctggcttgttctgcttctctaatcttccagcattcaccccaataactggccttgggtttgattttattaataagactatttaagattcctgctacataggCCACTATGCCTAAcctcagtttaatttttttaaaccctAAGTTTACTTACTTATAAAGTGATACAATTGTTTCTTACTACTCCCCAAACATACTTCTTCTGATCATAACAGACAATTAGGGCTGGGaagtaatggcacacacctttaatcccagcacttgggaggcaggggcaggtagatctctgtaagttcgtgGTCTATAGAGAGttcctgagctacatagagaaattctgtcttaaaaaacaaccaaaaccagcCTCcgccccctaaaaaaaaaaaaagacaactatgTAAAGCATCAAAATCAGGGATGATTGGCATGTAGTAGAAACTCCACatctagggggctggagagatggctcagaggttaagagcactggctactcttccagaggtcctgagttcaattcccagcaaccacataggggctcacaaccaacatctgtaatgagctctgatgccctcttctgtcatgcaagtacacatgcaggcagaacactgtatacataataaataagtagatcttaaaaacaaaagaaacaaataaaaaaaactccACCTCTAATCCTGTTCAAaagccttttttcccccttcgtttttcgagacagggtttctctgtgtagttttggtgcctgtcctggatatcgctctgtagacaggctggcctcgaactcagagatccacccggcactgcctcccaagtgctgggattaaaggcgtgcggccaCCTCCGATCCAGAAATGCCTCAAGTATACAGGACAATTAATTACTCTCCACTGGCAGGTGTTTTCTGGGACTATGACTTTGCCTATGGGGTGCCCCATTTGAATGTCACTTAGTTTAAACTAGTCAGAGCATGCTCCCAAGGTTCCATTCCAGGGCCAAGAGAGGCAAGCTTCATCACCTCCCCGGGAAACACGGGAATTAACACAGGATGGGTATTGTTTCATTCTACAGTTCCTCCTTCCTGGGTAAACACTGGTCTCCGAAGTGAGGCCAGTCCCAGAAGCTCCTCCCTCTGTCCACTGGAAAAGCAGAGCAGGCACACACCCTCGGTCTTTCCAGGAGCCTGGCTTGTGGAACCTTCAGCTTCCGCCGCAGGAGCTGTCTGTCTGGGCCGTCCCTGGGCTCCCTCCGGTCCTGCTTCCCGTTGCCCCGGGCTGCTCTTCGCGTTGGCGTGTTTAGCAGGCCCATTCTTTTTGTCTTGGTTCTTCATTGTGATCTGCAAGGCAGAAACGGGAAGATCCTTTAAGGAGGACACCGCTGCAACGCTCCAGACTTCAAAAATGTTCACAACCCAGACCGGAAATCCCAGCAGCAGGCGCTCAAAGCTTCAAGCAAACTGGCCGGCCTGGGCAGGGTCCCCGCGAGGTTTTCCGGGAGCTGCCGGTGAGGAGTCAGGGAGAGGCCTCCTTCCCCCGATGGCCACTTCCCGGCAGCCCCGCACGGCTCCCTCTCGGCAGCCGGAGCGCGGGATTGGCTCCGCGCCGCAGACTGACGTGGCGGGATGCTCCAGTCCCAACCGGTCCGTCCCCCCACCCCACGCCTCCCCAGGTCCCACGTGGGACCCCCGCGCGGGCGCGCGCGCAAGCGGAAGCCACCCACACGCCGCGCGCCCTCTAGCCCCACGGCACGCATGCGCAACACGGCGACATCGACAGAGACCCCGTGACGGAATTAGTTATTCCTCTACGGCCAACGCATCCTGGGCCAGAGACCCTCTGAAGAGCTCGTCCCACCTCCCACCAATAGACGTACCTCACCACCGATGGCGTCCCCCTGGCTCTGGCGGAGCACCGGAAACCCGGGTAACCGCTGCCAGCAGGACCGCCCGCTCCTGCCGCAGCCAATCAACAGCTGACGCTGGCGCGGAGCTTGCTGGGAAAGACGGGGCCAAAGTGGCTTTGGAGTAGGGCGTGGTAAAAAACTACGAGTCCCTTCATGCATCGCGGCGGGGCACAATTCCCGTGGTGCAATCCTGAAGGCTTTCGTTTTAGGAGCTGTATACCCTGCAGGTCCGAAATGATGTGTTACGGTCTAGAAATTCGCGTCAGCCTCCTTTCTAGTGCAGAAGCTGTGATTGGCActtaagctatttttttttttttgtcatacaCTTCTCCATTagtcttttgtgtatgtgtatgactgtttctAGGGCCTTTGAGGACTCGAAGAGGGACAGAAGGCTGAACTGGGAATTAGGAGACCTTTATTCTACTCCTAAATCAGTCATTTGTTACGTGCCTAGCATCCCCCGCCCCATTCCAAAAGAGgatttataataatttaaaagcttACTGTGTTCTTTTCTTATATCTAGTAGCTTGGTCCTCTTAATTACTCGGAGAAAGTACAGAATACTTGGTGATCTGAGAAATATAGAACAATATGAAAAGGgctagatttttttaatt is a genomic window containing:
- the Txlna gene encoding alpha-taxilin — protein: MKNQDKKNGPAKHANAKSSPGQREAGPEGAQGRPRQTAPAAEAEGSTSQAPGKTEGAQAKAAKSGPLCDVSEELSRQLEDILSTYCVDNNQGGPGEEGAQGEPTEPDDAEKSRTYAARNGEPEPGIPVVNGEKETPKGEPGPEESRASEEAGDRDRRPQEKKKAKGLGKEITLLMQTLNTLSTPEEKLAALCKKYAELLEEHRNSQKQMKLLQKKQSQLVQEKDHLRGEHSKAVLARSKLESLCRELQRHNRSLKEEGVQRAREEEEKRKEVTSHFQVTLSDIQLQMEQHNERNSKLRQENMELAERLKKLIEQYELREEHIDKVFKHKDLQQQLVDAKLQQAQEMLKEAEERHQREKEFLLKEAVESQRTCELMKQQEAHLKQQLALYTEKFEEFQNTLSKSSEVFTTFKQEMEKMTKKIKKLEKETTMYRSRWESSNKALLEMAEEKTLRDKELEGLQVKIQRLEKLCRALQTERNDLNKRVQDLTAGAHGSFTDIGTERRPEAAAASKEQGVESPGAQLPSSPRATEVPGCPGAPSTELASQTGPRQPTSATA